TAAATCTGAACGAGATCGTGACAATGTATCTGGACTATGCCGAAAGACAGGCACGGCGGGGAAATATCATGTATATGCAGGATTGGGTTAATCGTTTGGATGCGTTCCTCCAGTTCAACGAAGAAGATATTTTACATGACAAAGGCAAAGTGACCGCTGCCATCGCAAAGGCGTTTGCAGAAAGTGAATTTGAAAAATTCCGTGTTTTGCAGGACAGGACATATCAGAGTGATTTTGACCGTCTTGTGGCAAATATCGAAGAAAACAGTAAACAAACAAAATAAATCAGGAAACCCCACGCTTCCGATTTTATTGTCAGAAGTGTGGGGCTTTTGTATCAGGTTTACAGATCATATACCAATTCGTGCAGAACGATTTCTTCCGCACGGTTACGGATACTGTTCATACGGCGCACCCATTCTATTTGATCAGCCGCTTTGAGCGCTTCAGTTACGCCTTCCTGCTTTGCCATAGCGGAAACGATGTTTTCAATGCGCTCGTTGCAGGCTTGATCGATTTCAGCTAAATGCTTGAACAGCGTTCCCTCCAGCACATAGTTGTTGTAGAGGATTTTACGGTACTCTTTCAGATAGCTGCGGCGCATACGCCCGTATTTGCCTATCTGATATTCGCCGTTATCCGGCAAAGTAATGTTGGGAATGAAATAATCTCCCACTTGACGGTATGTACCGCCCATTTCTTCAAAGATAGTTTTCATAAAATTCAGCTCCTTTTGTGTTGATTTCCAGCGGTTATAAGGCTTTTTGACTCCTTTCTTACAACTGCTTTTCAATTCACCACAAATGAGCCGCAGTCATATGTATTAGATGGCAGAAACCACCCTTTACATATTAACTCTTGATTAACAATGCTGTTGCTGTCGCCGTCTAATGCGTCCTCTTGACTTAAACGGGCATATAATGCGGTTATCTGTTCGGGCTTATATGTATTTGCTGTCATGTTCATTCCTCCTGTAATGAACGCCCGACAGACAGGTTGCTATCTTCATTATAGCGGACTTTTTTTCCTTTGTCAGCAGGCGTTTTAAGATTTTCTGATTTTATGAGCCGCTTCATCTTTTCAAAAAGCGGTTCAGAGCCGCCACAAGAGGTAGACACTTCATAGAATGTACCGCCGATTTTATAAATCACCGTTTCATCTGCCGGATTACCCTGTTTCTGCCTATTATCTGTTATTTCCTGTTCCTGTTTCCGTTCCATTCCTTTCCCGTCCTTTCTTTGATTTGTAATGTGATAAGTTTCGTAGCAAGCATAGGAAAAGAGTACCCTTTTCCGAAAATGCGTTGCATTTTGCTTGTTGGGAAGTGTCCCAAACCCTCTTAATTTTCCTCTCACTACCTACAACACCGGACAGAGCGATTTTGCCGAAGTTTTGAGTAAAATTTTTCAAAAAGTTTTTCTTATCTCTTACTACGGGAAAGTTTCAAAAATGCCAAATGTGAGTAAAAGAAAAGCGCCGCAGATTGCGACGCTTTCCTCTCTTATAGTTGCTTTTTGTAGCTAATTCCCCATTCTTCCATAGCTTTGATAATAGGGCGCATGGATTGTCCTAAATCACTCAGAGCATATTCAACGCGGGGCGGAACTTCCGGGTAAACAGTCCGGGTAATAAGACCGTCTGCTTCCATAGAGCGCAGGCTGTCGGTCAGAACCTTTTGACTGATACCATCTATTGTTTTTTTCATTTCATTAAATCGCCATGGGCGTTGCAAGAGATTTCTTAAAATCAGTAACTTCCATTTACTTCCGATAAGCTGTACCGTTGTAGCCACCGGACATTCTGGTAATTCTTCTTTTGTAAGCATGATATAACTCCCTTCAAAAGTTCCTAAAAGAATGTTGCACTCAAATTATAATCTAACATTCAAATTCATTCAATAGGTAGGTTATAAAAAGGTAACTAGGTAATAGAATTGTGCGTACTTTTTTTAGTGTAAAGCGTATCGTACAATATAATCAAGGAACAGGAAATGTTCCAAAATACAAAATGGAGGTATGAAAAAAATGGCACTTTCAAATTTATCTGGTTGGAATGAAAAAGAGGTTGCTGCCGCTTGTGGTACAGCTTGTGGGGCTTCAGACAAGCCGGAAGAAAAACCTGCCGCTTGTGGTTCTGCCTGCGGAGCAGGCGATAAGCCGGAGGAAAAACCTACTGCTTGTGGTTCCGCTTGTGGGGCTTCGGATAAATAAGATATTTCATTTTCAACAATCTCCGGTAAGTCTGTCTGCTTTGCCGGAGATATTTTCAAATCAATCCGATACTATCGGTTTTTATATAGAGAGCGAGGAAACAAGATGAAACAATATTTTGCTTTTCAATGGCACATTACAGACGAGTGCGACCAACGCTGTAAGCATTGCTATATTTTTTCGGAAGATAATTGCAAAAAATTAGACGCAATGAGTTGGGAGCAAATGCAGGAAACCTTGTATAACTGCCTTGATTTTTGTGAAGTTTACGGACGCTTACCCTATTTCTATATTACGGGCGGCGACCCTATTTTGCACCCGGATTTTTGGCGATTGCTTGCCTTAATAAAAGAACATGAAATACCATTTACAATTTTAGGAAATCCGTTTCATTTGACAGATGAAATTTGCAGGAAATTAAAATCCTATGGTTGTCAGAAATATCAGCTTTCCCTTGACGGTATGAAAGAAACACATGACTGGTTTCGCAAATCAGGTTCTTTCGACTGTACGCTTGAGAAAATCAACTGTATAAAAAAAGCTGGTATTCGTTCTGTCATTATGACTACTGTATCTGGTACAAACATTAAGGAAATTCCCAATATTATTGATACAGTCGTTGCAGCGAAAGCAGATGTATTCGTTTTTGCCCGCTACTGTCCAACAAGTGAAGAAAAAGATACTGGGATTGCTCCGCAAGAGTACAGGGAACTACTGGATATTTGCTATCAGAAATTCCAAAAATACGAAGCGGCGGGCTGCTCCACTTATTTCAACAAAAAAGACCACCTTTGGACGCTTTATGAATACGAAAAAGGAATTTTCAAAATTCCGGAAAACATACAAGACGGTATGATATACGGCGGTTGTAACTGCGGTAACTGTCACATGACGATTTTACCGACAGGAGATGTATATGCCTGTCGTCGGGTACAAAACAGCAAAGTCGGGAATGTGTTGAATGACCGTCTTGCGGATATTTGGATTTGTCAAATGGAACAATACCGAGATTACACAAAATTTGAGAAATGCTCCAAATGTGAATTACTGGCATTTTGCCGGGGCTGCCCTGCGGTAGCAAGCGGCAGGGACGGAAATTTCTACGGGGCAGACCCGCAATGTTGGAAAGAGGTAATTTGATTATGAATGAAACAATTAAGACAATTTTACATCGTAGGACAATCAGACGCTTTGACACAAAGCAGATTGAAGAAGCAGTTTTACAACAGATTTTACAGGCGGGGCTTTGTGCTCCAAGTGCCGGAGGACGGCAAGGCGTTATCTTTGCCGTATGTCAAAACAAAGAAATCAATGAACGGTTAGGAAAAATCAAACGGGCAAATTCCAATCCCCGTATGGCAACGGCGACAAGCTATGTATCAAAAGAGCAGCCAAGCATCGCAGATGATGTAAACCTAAAAAATGCCTTTTATAATGCACCAACGGTCATTACAATGTTTGCACCGAAAAATTTTCTTTTTGCGGTAGAAGATTGTGCAGTTGCGGCTGAAAATATGATGTTAGCTGCCGACTCATTAGGTATTGGCTCTTGTTATATCGGGCAGGGGTGGACAGCCTTTGCAGATACTTACGGACAGGAAATTTTGCGTAAGTGGGAAATTCGTACAGATTATTATGCTGTTATGCAGCTTTTACTGGGCTACCCTAAGCCGGAAGATAACCACCCGACAGCAAAGCCGCGAAAGCATGACAGAATATTAAGATTTTAATTTTTGAAGAAAGCAGGGATAATATAGGGATGAAAGAAGTTGCAACAAAAGATATAGAATTAAATCCATTTATAACATTTGGGGAAAACTGGGCGGCTTTAGCGGCTGGAAATGTAGAGGACGGTTATAATGCTATGACGATTGCGTGGGGGCACTTCGGTACATTGTGGGAAAGGGATAGTCACTCAAACCGTTTACCCACTGTAATTTGTTATGTCAGACCAAGCAGGTACACGAAAAAATTTCTTGATAAAGAGCCTTATTTCACGATTTCCTGTTTTGACGGAACTCATAAAAAGGCGTTGGGATATTTAGGAAGTCATTCGGGGCGTGACGGCGATAAAATAAAAGCCACCGGATTAACACCGAAATTTGCAGACAAGACTGTATATTTCTCCGAAGCGCACACCATATATATTTGCCGGAAATTGTACCAAGCTCCATTGATAGAAAACGGATTTGTAGACCAAGAACTGATTGATTTTAATTATCCATCAAAGGATTTCCACGAGATGTATGTTGGTGAAATTGTAAAAGTGTTGAGTATAAAGGATTAAATTTTAACAACTAAAAATATTAAAAATAAGTCTGCCGGACGACGGCAAAGAAAAAAAGCCGTCGTTCAACAGACATACTCCTATGCTCTTAATGCGGCGGCTTAGATTAAGCCGCTGTTTTATTATGGCGGCGTTGGGAGGTAGCCGTCATGTTGATTACAGTTATCACGAATAGCAGATTATCAAAAAAATCCTGTTTTCTGCAACGGCATATTCCGGTCATAGAGATGAACTCACAAATCATCATAATTACTTAAATAACTCATATTACCAAACGCCTATGTGGTTTTACGCTGCATGGGCGTTTGTTGTAATAGCCCCCTACTGGGAAGAAAGGGGGTGAGTTATGATGAAATATTCTGAACAATTCATGGAACATATCGAGTACACCTTTGCGGCGTTCTGTAAAGTCGTTCTCCGCAACGCAGCACTCAGTGCATATCGCGATTTTGGACGGAAAGAAAAGCACGAAGTATCACTTGACTATCTGATTTCGGAAACGTCTTTTGAACCGTTTGTAACCGATAACTATTTTGAGCAATATGCTTATGAGAAGCCGACTATTTTTGTCGTGCAAGGGAAAGAAATTGTCGTTATAAGTAAACGGTTAGCCGACGCATTGGCTAATCTGTCAGAACAAAGGCGTACTGTTCTGCTGATGAATTTCTTCCTTGGTTACAGCGAAAGAAAAATCGGGAATGAATACGGAAGAAGCAGAAGTACAGTCAACTACTGGAAACTGGCGGCATTGAAGCAGTTAAGAAGAGAACTGGAGGAAACAAAACATGAGGAATAAGAAACTGATACCTTTTGAAACCATTGAAAAAGCTGTTGCCGGCGAGCCGGAAGCCATAGACGCGGTATTACGGCATTACACAGCGCGGATTAAATATCTGTCTACCTATCGCGGGCATATTAACGACGATATTCAAGACCGTCTGAAAGCACAGCTTATCAAAGCTATCCTGCAATTCCGTTTTGACAGGTAATAGCAAAGTCAGAAAAAGCCGTCAAGGATAAAATGCACGCTTGCGCGTCCTTGACGGCTTTCCCTGTCTTTGCTGTCGGGCAGCCAAGAGAGCGCAATCGGATAAACCGCTTACGCTCTCTATCCAGTATAGAATGTTATGCGATAGAATATGCTTCTCACTTGATTTAAGCGGCATTACAGCGGAGATAAGGGCAGGGGTAAGGGTTTTATACTCCAACCCTTAAAAATGAGGTTCTACTGCGTAACATAACAAACGATATTTTTATATTGCCGTTTCCGTTCCATTCCTTTCCATTCCGGCGGCTCTGCCGCTTTGCCACCAAAGGAGAGGGATTAGGGAAAGGATAGGAAGGGAATGGATATTTAATTAAATCCGTATTTGGTATTTCTTTAGTTATTTATATCTTTATTTAATTGCGTTGGATTTTCCAATGTCGGATAAACCGATGTCGGAAAATCCAATATCGGATAATCCAACACCGGAAGTTATGCGGTATTCAAAACTGTCTAATCCACCTGCTTTATAAAACTGCTGATTTTAGGATAGGTATGTTACGCAGTAGAGGGTAAAAAACGCTTGATTTATGCGGCTTGCAGAACATGAAAAACGCTTAGACGATATTTTATACTTCTACCCTCAAAAATGACGTTCTATTGCGTAACAAAGTGAAGATAGAAAAACAGAGAGCCGACCACTATTGAAAGTGATTAACTCTCTGTTTCTGTTTGCACCCTGTCTGTCAGCGTTAGTGATAAGTTGTTGTGAATACTTCCTTATCAGCGTAAAACTAAGTAATAATAACATTTCTCCTTTATAATGAACAATAGGACAATTAAATGAGGTGGAAAAATGTATGAATGGCAAAAACAAATTCAATAAAAATTATGATAGATTTGAAAAATATTCTGTAGTTCTGACGGGCGCTCAGTTTGAGCCCCCGTTAAGAAATAATATCAGAGCGCAGGGAAGCCAACATGCAGAAAGATATTATATGTCACTAACAACCCTTATTAATCGTAGATGAGGTATTGGAAATGGGGAAAGGGATTATATAGACAAAAAAACACTTATGCGTCTGAAATCACTGAAAACCATTGTGAAACCACTGAAAACCATTGTGGAACTGCATATCGGTACTTTAATGAAGAAAGGTTTACCATATAAGGAAGTTTATCAGGGAGTAAGGCAGTTTGTAGAAGCTTTATAATGAAAAGAGAATTTGTATTTCATTGCTTGATAAATATAACCATGCTATAATGTCATTGTTACCGCCCCGATACTGGCAACAGGAAGGGGGTGTTCCGGATTGGATGCGGCTTTATCTTTTATTATCGCTGTTGCGGCAGGTGTTGCCTGCCACCTCATCTGCAAATGGTTAGACGGCGATAAATAGTCGGTAACTGGCCTGTGGGCCTAAGCCTTCCCACAAAAAATAGGAATAGAAAATCCCCAGAGCTGCAATCTCTGGGGATTTTCATATGTGTCCGAACTGGACAGCTTTATCTTTTTGCCTACTGGCATTATAGCATATGCAGATTTTAAATGCAATATTCTTATGGTTTTTTATCCCGGCACAGCTTATCCAGAGTTCCCCCCAAAGCATCGGCCAATTTGATAGCAGTATGGACCCTACAACGGTTAAAACGCTCAATATCTTCAAGAGTACGCTGCGGAACTCCCGACAGCTCTGAAAGGGCGCGAATAGATAGGTGCTGTTGATTGCATATTAATTTTACGTTCATAAAGCCTCCTTAGGTAAAAAGAAGTATTAAACCAGTGACAATAATGACAAACCAAATCACTGAAATTATAAGGGAAATTACATTTTGAGTAGCTTTCTTCATATTGTATGGAAAATGGAGATATGTTATATTTTAGGTGGGGAGGTTTTGCCTCCCCGGTCTTTATTGGATACTTTCTATAATTATTTTTATGACGGCTAAGAGAGTTCCGATTTCTAAAGCGAGCTGGGTAAGTGCTGCTATTACTTTTCTCAGCTCTTTTATTTTACTCTCCACCTTCGTTTACTTCCTTCCATGCTTGAATTATACCACGATATAACATGGAAAAAACAAGTGTTTTTGCGCATTTTTAAAAATAAATAATGCTATTAGTTTAAACGCCCTTAGCATAAAGGCGTTTTTTTAATTTAAAAAAGAAGGAGAAAAAATAATGGATAATACAGTAAAAAAACTGATAGACCAGGCTAAACAATGGACAGGCTATCTGGAGAAGAAAAGCAATGCCCAGTTAGACCATTTTACTGCCAATGCAGGCAGCAGCAACTACACCTGCTTTGCCAGGGATTATAAAGTACATACAGGACTTAACCTGCAGGCCCAGCCTTGGTGCGCTATGTACGTGTCAGAGGTATTTGTACAGTCTTTTGGAGTAAACACTGCCTGCAAGCTATTAGGCGGCGCCTTGTATCACTACTGTCCAACAGGGGTAAATCAGTTTAAAAAGGCAGGCAGATGGAGCACACAGCCGGAACCGGGGGCAGTAATCTTTTTCACAAATGGCGTTAGGGCTTACCACACTGGAATTGTAACAGAGGTGACGGCCACAAAAGTAAAAACAATAGAAGGAAATACATCTGGAGCCAGCGGCGTTGTGGAAAACGGCGGAGGGGTATGCGAGAAATCTTATGATAAGAAATACACAAGAATTTTAGGTTATGGCCTGCCGGACTGGGGCCTGGTTAAGAAAGAAAATAAATCAGGATGGCAGCAGGAAGAGGGAGGATGGCGTTTTTATTTAGGAGACACAGGACAGCCCGTAAGAAACGACTGGTATCAGGACGGGGGAAAATGGTACTGGTTTGACGGAGCCGGAATGATGGTGAAAGATGTGTGGTATGAATATAAAGGCCACTGGTATTATTTAGGCAGTGACGGAGCAATGAAGAAAGGGCAGGTCACTGTAGACGGAAAATGGTATGTTTTAGACAATGAAGGCCGCATGATTACAGAACCAGTGACATTGACTCCAGATAAAAACGGTGCCCTGGAGTGGCCTGGACTGATAAACATGTAAATATAGTATTTTCATAAGCCAGCCGGATTCGCTGCTCTTTTGCACAGATCATATTATGGCTTTTTCTGCTTTATTTACAGAAACAGAGCAGGAGTTTTTATACAGCCCTTTGGAATAGCGCCAGCATTGAAAGAAATCCGGCTGCTTTTTATTATTGGCTGAGGTTAAAGGATAAGCTGGCGCCGCAGACGGAGGATTTTAAAAGCCATGAGGCCGATGTCTGCAGGCAGAAGGCTCTCTGGGTTTTCCGGGACTGTATTCTTTCTGAAAACGTCTTTGTATTGGGGGGCATTTCCAAAATATCAGGTTCCACCTGATGTTTTCCCTGAAAAGAAATATTGTTCCA
The window above is part of the Lachnoclostridium edouardi genome. Proteins encoded here:
- a CDS encoding helix-turn-helix domain-containing protein, translating into MNVKLICNQQHLSIRALSELSGVPQRTLEDIERFNRCRVHTAIKLADALGGTLDKLCRDKKP
- the acgA gene encoding ACGX-repeat peptide; the protein is MALSNLSGWNEKEVAAACGTACGASDKPEEKPAACGSACGAGDKPEEKPTACGSACGASDK
- a CDS encoding CHAP domain-containing protein, encoding MDNTVKKLIDQAKQWTGYLEKKSNAQLDHFTANAGSSNYTCFARDYKVHTGLNLQAQPWCAMYVSEVFVQSFGVNTACKLLGGALYHYCPTGVNQFKKAGRWSTQPEPGAVIFFTNGVRAYHTGIVTEVTATKVKTIEGNTSGASGVVENGGGVCEKSYDKKYTRILGYGLPDWGLVKKENKSGWQQEEGGWRFYLGDTGQPVRNDWYQDGGKWYWFDGAGMMVKDVWYEYKGHWYYLGSDGAMKKGQVTVDGKWYVLDNEGRMITEPVTLTPDKNGALEWPGLINM
- a CDS encoding RNA polymerase sigma factor, with amino-acid sequence MKYSEQFMEHIEYTFAAFCKVVLRNAALSAYRDFGRKEKHEVSLDYLISETSFEPFVTDNYFEQYAYEKPTIFVVQGKEIVVISKRLADALANLSEQRRTVLLMNFFLGYSERKIGNEYGRSRSTVNYWKLAALKQLRRELEETKHEE
- a CDS encoding flavin reductase, which produces MKEVATKDIELNPFITFGENWAALAAGNVEDGYNAMTIAWGHFGTLWERDSHSNRLPTVICYVRPSRYTKKFLDKEPYFTISCFDGTHKKALGYLGSHSGRDGDKIKATGLTPKFADKTVYFSEAHTIYICRKLYQAPLIENGFVDQELIDFNYPSKDFHEMYVGEIVKVLSIKD
- the acgM gene encoding radical SAM/SPASM domain protein, ACGX system, whose protein sequence is MKQYFAFQWHITDECDQRCKHCYIFSEDNCKKLDAMSWEQMQETLYNCLDFCEVYGRLPYFYITGGDPILHPDFWRLLALIKEHEIPFTILGNPFHLTDEICRKLKSYGCQKYQLSLDGMKETHDWFRKSGSFDCTLEKINCIKKAGIRSVIMTTVSGTNIKEIPNIIDTVVAAKADVFVFARYCPTSEEKDTGIAPQEYRELLDICYQKFQKYEAAGCSTYFNKKDHLWTLYEYEKGIFKIPENIQDGMIYGGCNCGNCHMTILPTGDVYACRRVQNSKVGNVLNDRLADIWICQMEQYRDYTKFEKCSKCELLAFCRGCPAVASGRDGNFYGADPQCWKEVI
- a CDS encoding nitroreductase family protein, whose translation is MNETIKTILHRRTIRRFDTKQIEEAVLQQILQAGLCAPSAGGRQGVIFAVCQNKEINERLGKIKRANSNPRMATATSYVSKEQPSIADDVNLKNAFYNAPTVITMFAPKNFLFAVEDCAVAAENMMLAADSLGIGSCYIGQGWTAFADTYGQEILRKWEIRTDYYAVMQLLLGYPKPEDNHPTAKPRKHDRILRF
- a CDS encoding winged helix-turn-helix transcriptional regulator, whose amino-acid sequence is MLTKEELPECPVATTVQLIGSKWKLLILRNLLQRPWRFNEMKKTIDGISQKVLTDSLRSMEADGLITRTVYPEVPPRVEYALSDLGQSMRPIIKAMEEWGISYKKQL
- a CDS encoding helix-turn-helix domain-containing protein, which translates into the protein MRNKKLIPFETIEKAVAGEPEAIDAVLRHYTARIKYLSTYRGHINDDIQDRLKAQLIKAILQFRFDR
- a CDS encoding TnpV protein produces the protein MKTIFEEMGGTYRQVGDYFIPNITLPDNGEYQIGKYGRMRRSYLKEYRKILYNNYVLEGTLFKHLAEIDQACNERIENIVSAMAKQEGVTEALKAADQIEWVRRMNSIRNRAEEIVLHELVYDL